The following are encoded in a window of Primulina eburnea isolate SZY01 chromosome 4, ASM2296580v1, whole genome shotgun sequence genomic DNA:
- the LOC140828939 gene encoding uncharacterized protein, with product MEMDQGKLFIGGISWDTDEDRLKEYFGAYGQVVEAVIMRDRITGRARGFGFVVYADPAVAERVVKEKHMIDGRTVEAKKAVPRDDQHLINRNTGSIQGSPGHGRTKKIFVGGLASTVTENDFKSYFDQFGTITDAVVMYDHNTQRPRGFGFITYDSEDAVDRVLFKTFHELNGKMVEVKRAVPKELSPGPIRSPLLGYNYGFSRPNNFLNSYTQGYNLSSLGGYGIRMDGRYNSLANSRAGFSHFGSPSLGMGVNMEQGLNTGFGGDSNFSGNLGYGRVMNPFFGSNQSRYNTAIGYNSSSSRGDSVFSSPSRNVWGNGSLNTSPNNASSGSYFGSGNGVFGVFGNNGANWGTSPIAASVGGNSSGYDGGNVGYRGGENSYSLGMGGFGRNGGTGVATSSSFAASGSGYEGSYGDFYRSGSVYGDPTWQTTSSELGNSGSLDYRIGNPEDGTAKDSDSYGVGYDIPSRQPKRGIAA from the exons ATGGAGATGGATCAAGGAAAGCTTTTCATTGGCGGGATTTCTTGGGACACCGATGAGGATCGTCTTAAAGAATATTTTGGAGCCTATGGACAAGTGGTAGAGGCTGTAATCATGCGAGATCGAATCACGGGTCGTGCTCGTGgttttggttttgttgtctATGCAGACCCTGCAGTTGCGGAAAGAGTGGTCAAGGAGAAGCACATGATTGATGGACGAACA GTGGAAGCAAAGAAAGCTGTTCCAAGAGATGATCAGCACCTGATAAACCGAAATACTGGTAGTATTCAGGGATCACCGGGACATGGACGCACTAAAAAGATTTTTGTAGGAGGATTAGCATCTACAGTGACTGAGAATGATTTTAAAAGTTACTTTGATCAGTTTGGTACCATAACAGATGCTGTCGTGATGTATGATCACAACACACAAAGACCGAGAGGTTTTGGGTTTATAACCTACGATTCAGAGGATGCGGTTGATAGGGTGTTGTTCAAAACCTTCCATGAACTCAATGGTAAGATGGTTGAGGTTAAGCGAGCAGTTCCGAAAGAATTATCTCCCGGGCCTATCCGGAGCCCGCTTCTTGGATACAACTATGGATTTAGCAGACCCAACAATTTCCTGAACAGCTATACCCAGGGGTATAATCTGAGCTCTCTTGGAGGTTATGGAATCAGAATGGATGGTAGATACAATTCATTAGCTAATTCTCGCGCTGGATTCTCACATTTTGGTTCCCCATCTTTGGGAATGGGAGTGAATATGGAGCAAGGGTTGAATACTGGATTTGGAGGGGATTCTAACTTTAGTGGCAACCTGGGATATGGCCGTGTTATGAACCCGTTTTTTGGAAGTAACCAGAGTAGGTACAATACCGCTATTGGATACAACTCCAGTAGCAGCAGAGGTGATTCTGTTTTCAGCTCACCATCAAGAAATGTATGGGGAAATGGCAGCCTTAACACTTCCCCGAATAATGCTAGCTCAGGTTCATACTTTGGTTCTGGAAATGGTGTTTTTGGGGTATTTGGAAACAATGGAGCAAATTGGGGCACTTCTCCTATTGCTGCATCTGTTGGTGGCAATTCTTCTGGATATGATGGGGGAAATGTTGGCTATAGAGGTGGAGAAAACAGTTATTCGCTGGGAATGGGAGGTTTTGGAAGAAACGGTGGAACAGGTGTGGCTACATCGTCCTCATTTGCTGCATCAGGCAGTGGTTATGAGGGATCTTATGGGGACTTTTACCGCAGTGGCTCTGTTTATGGTGATCCTACCTGGCAAACTACTTCTTCCGAGCTGGGTAATTCTGGTTCATTGGATTATCGTATTGGAAATCCAGAAGATGGCACTGCTAAAGATTCTGACAGTTATGGGGTGGGCTATGACATTCCAAGCCGACAACCCAAAAGAG GAATTGCTGCTTAG
- the LOC140828938 gene encoding heterogeneous nuclear ribonucleoprotein 1-like encodes MEMDQGKLFIGGISWDTDEDRLKEYFGAYGQVVEAVIMRDRTTGRARGFGFVVYADPAVAERVVKEKHIIDGRTVEAKKAVPRDDQHLINRNTGSTQGSPGYGRTKKIFVGGLASTVTENDFKSYFDQFGTITDAVVMYDHNTQRPRGFGFITYDSEDAVERVLFKTFHELNGKMVEVKRAVPKELSPGPSRSPLLGYNFGFSRPNNIMNSYTQGYNLSSLGGYGIRMDGRYNSLANSRSGFPHFSSPTLGMGMNMEQGLNNTGFGGGSNFSGNLGYDRVMNPFFGSNQSRYNTAIGYNSSSSRGDSVFSSPSRNVWGNGSLNTSPNNASSGSYFGSGSGVFGVFGNNGANWGTSPIAASVGGNSSGYNGGNVGYRGGENSYPLGMGGFGRNGGTGVATASSFAASGSGYEGSYGDFYRSGSVYGDPTWQTTSSELGNSGSLDYGLGNPEDGTAKDSDSYGVGYDIPNRQPKRGIAA; translated from the exons ATGGAGATGGATCAAGGAAAGCTTTTCATTGGCGGGATTTCTTGGGACACCGATGAGGATCGTCTTAAAGAATATTTTGGAGCCTATGGACAAGTGGTAGAGGCTGTAATCATGCGAGATCGAACCACGGGTCGTGCTCGTGgttttggttttgttgtctATGCAGACCCTGCAGTTGCGGAAAGAGTGGTTAAGGAGAAGCACATTATTGATGGGCGAACC GTGGAAGCAAAGAAAGCTGTTCCAAGAGATGATCAGCACCTGATAAACCGAAATACTGGCAGTACTCAGGGATCACCGGGATATGGACGCACTAAAAAGATTTTTGTAGGAGGATTAGCATCGACAGTGACTGAGAATGATTTTAAAAGTTACTTTGATCAGTTTGGTACCATAACAGATGCTGTAGTGATGTATGATCACAACACACAAAGACCGAGAGGTTTTGGGTTTATAACCTATGATTCAGAAGATGCGGTTGAAAGGGTGTTGTTCAAAACCTTCCATGAACTCAATGGTAAGATGGTTGAGGTTAAGCGAGCAGTTCCGAAAGAATTATCTCCCGGGCCTAGCCGGAGCCCGCTTCTTGGATACAACTTTGGATTTAGTAGACCCAACAATATCATGAACAGCTATACCCAGGGGTATAATCTGAGCTCTCTTGGAGGTTATGGAATCAGAATGGATGGTAGATACAATTCATTAGCTAATTCTCGCTCTGGATTCCCACATTTTAGTTCCCCAACTCTGGGAATGGGAATGAATATGGAGCAAGGGTTGAATAATACTGGATTTGGAGGGGGTTCTAACTTTAGTGGCAACCTGGGATATGACCGTGTTATGAACCCGTTTTTTGGAAGTAACCAGAGTAGGTATAATACCGCTATTGGATACAACTCCAGTAGCAGCAGAGGTGATTCTGTTTTCAGCTCACCATCAAGAAACGTATGGGGAAATGGCAGCCTTAACACTTCCCCGAATAATGCTAGCTCAGGTTCATACTTTGGTTCTGGAAGTGGTGTTTTTGGGGTATTTGGAAACAATGGAGCAAATTGGGGCACTTCTCCTATTGCTGCATCTGTTGGCGGCAATTCTTCTGGATATAATGGGGGAAATGTTGGCTATAGAGGTGGAGAAAACAGTTATCCACTGGGAATGGGAGGTTTTGGAAGAAACGGTGGAACGGGTGTGGCTACAGCATCCTCATTTGCTGCATCAGGCAGTGGTTACGAGGGATCTTATGGGGACTTTTACCGCAGTGGCTCTGTTTATGGTGATCCTACCTGGCAAACTACTTCTTCCGAGCTGGGTAATTCTGGTTCATTGGATTATGGTCTTGGAAATCCAGAAGATGGCACTGCCAAAGATTCTGACAGTTATGGGGTGGGCTATGACATTCCGAATAGACAACCTAAAAGAG GAATTGCTGCTTAG
- the LOC140828940 gene encoding LOW QUALITY PROTEIN: FRIGIDA-like protein 2 (The sequence of the model RefSeq protein was modified relative to this genomic sequence to represent the inferred CDS: inserted 1 base in 1 codon; deleted 1 base in 1 codon), whose product MTFTLHGYRNSVPILVWFLVYVFRMSRKIMALMNLISIQTALDLVESKKENLRKAFEELQSHSSLLSSFTFTWNDVESYVXSTRSDLLQKFSTLQAQESLKIRKPKPVKLYASDPIPARPELKSLCENMDGLGLRKYVLDRPKERTAIRVELADALKHASDPGSMILDALDGFCCAGSDSGFGSELGALKRAYAVLLEEFLRVGFDIGAEAKERAAAIAAEWKGKMASVSDGNGGDEDEEKKEDIGGLDKLIYLQLLAAYKLVSDGGYDANELINDVVMIARCRQAVELCQAIGLESRVSDIVKKLIDKGKQILALKFVFEFELIDEFPPVPLLKAYVNNSEKLSQQVPKSGKGSRQSLNEAATKEINALKAVIKCIEDHSLESQYPKSVLVKRIEKLEKEKGDRKRAAPAATPRPQQNLGDPPQNGNKRMRAAIGRKFPAKPVVPPPQPSLVQSSGLLPDYTARYLSASAGAYGVAGPIAAPAAAVPYAGSSASVYGLSGAAPLGYNPTASGSYPTEPHVQPVYYDGAVGYGGYNIPSQYQPVYYQQ is encoded by the exons ATGACATTTACGCTTCATGGTTATCGGAATAGTGTTCCGATATTAGTCTGGTTCCTGGTTTATGTATTTCGGATGAGTAGAAAAATTATGGCTTTAATGAATCTGATATCGATTCAAACGGCGCTCGACCTCGTCGAGTCGAAGAAGGAAAATCTCAGAAAAGCTTTTGAAGAGTTGCAGTCGCACTCATCTTTGCTGTCTTCATTTACTTTCACGTGGAATGACGTAGAATCCTATG AATCCACTCGATCCGACCTCCTCCAGAAGTTCTCTACCCTCCAGGCCCAGGAATCTCTGAAGATTCGGAAGCCCAAACCCGTGAAGCTTTACGCGTCGGACCCAATTCCAGCCCGGCCGGAATTGAAGTCTTTATGTGAGAACATGGACGGTCTGGGTTTGCGTAAGTATGTGCTTGACCGGCCCAAGGAAAGAACCGCCATTAGGGTGGAGTTGGCTGACGCGTTGAAGCACGCGTCGGATCCGGGTTCCATGATTTTGGATGCCCTGGATGGATTTTGTTGCGCAGGGTCGGATTCAGGCTTTGGGTCTGAGCTGGGAGCGTTGAAGAGGGCTTACGCAGTTTTACTGGAGGAGTTTTTGAGGGTTGGGTTCGATATTGGGGCGGAGGCCAAAGAAAGAGCGGCAGCTATTGCTGCTGAGTGGAAGGGGAAGATGGCAAGTGTGAGTGATGGGAACGGTGGAGATGAAGACGAGGAGAAGAAAGAAGACATAGGGGGTTTGGATAAGTTAATCTATCTGCAGCTCTTAGCTGCGTACAAACTGGTAAGTGATGGTGGCTATGATGCAAATGAGTTGATCAATGATGTTGTCATGATAGCTAGGTGCCGGCAAGCTGTGGAGTTGTGTCAAGCGATTGGACTTGAGAGTCGGGTTTCCG ATATTGTGAAGAAACTGATTGATAAGGGCAAACAAATTTTGGCTCTCAAATTCGTTTTTGAATTTGAGTTAATTGATGAGTTCCCTCCTGTGCCCTTGTTGAAAGCATATGTAAATAATTCTGAAAAACTTTCTCAACAAGTGCCCAAGAGTGGGAAGGGATCCCGTCAGTCATTG AATGAGGCTGCAACTAAAGAAATTAATGCATTAAAGGCAGTGATTAAATGCATCGAGGATCACAGCCTGGAATCTCAATACCCAAAATCTGTACTGGTGAAGCGTATTGAGAAATTGGAGAAAGAGAAGGGTGATAGGAAAAGGGCTGCACCAGCAGCTACACCTAGGCCACAACAGAATTTG GGCGACCCCCCCCAAAATGGAAACAAGAGGATGAGAGCTGCTATCGGTCGGAAATTTCCCGCGAAGCCTGTGGTTCCCCCACCACAACCTTCGTTGGTGCAGAGCTCAGGTTTGTTGCCAGATTACACTGCACGATACCTCAGCGCATCTGCTGGGGCCTATGGCGTGGCAGGTCCAATTGCTGCTCCTGCTGCTGCTGTACCATATGCAGGCTCATCTGCCAGCGTGTATGGATTGTCAGGAGCTGCCCCTTTGGGCTATAATCCAACTGCATCTGGTTCTTATCCTACTGAACCACATGTGCAACCAGTTTATTATGATGGGGCTGTTGGTTATGGTGGATATAATATCCCATCTCAATACCAACCAGTTTACTATCAACAGTAA